A genome region from Nocardia sp. NBC_00565 includes the following:
- a CDS encoding FHA domain-containing protein, whose protein sequence is MSSPGAQTITVRHDGTERVFDSNQQITMGRAPEVTLFVDSPLVSRVHATLAWQGNNWVLTDNGSTNGVFVDARRLSQPVPINRPTQVRLGDAISGPLLHLLPATPARTPAAQQPPAAQPQSSVPPGYQHPRRTQPQPQQWPQQPPSQPQQQQPPQQRPQLPPQPPSQPQQPNVDMTFKADTSMLPPVRSRTSTAPIARADRVPPGGLNIGRTSDNQIVVNDPLASRKHARLVAAGEGLTIEDLGSANGTFVNGRREQRTVLRERDIITIGNIDFVVQQGALVHRQKPVAEQGLHVHGVGFTVEGNKQLLVDVNMQAGRGTLTAMIGPSGAGKSTLSKLIAGSTQPSGGVVTFEGRNLHAEYEALRSRIGMVPQDDVLHRQLTVRQALGYAAELRLPPDNSKADRQQVIDGVLKELSLTEHADTRVDRLSGGQRKRASVALELLTGPSLLILDEPTSGLDPALDRQVMVMLRELADAGRTVIVVTHSVACLDMCDQVLLLAPGGKTAFCGHPASVGAAMGTSDWAEIFGRVAANPDQAFAAYRSRLAFATPPPPPAPRQQGSAGSPPQSGRGKQFSTLARRQVRLIFADRGYLAFLVVLPFILGALSLVVPGKNGFQSGALEQVQSGNETLFVPSGGGETQQLLVVLILGACFMGSTLTVRDLVGERTIFYRERAVGLLPSAYLLAKIAVFSLTAFLQAAVLVGITLVGKKPPLEGSVIPNGPTELYLDIALTAVCCVVFGLLLSALAKSNEQVMPMLVVMIMVQLVMAGGLIPVTDRVVLEQISWLFPSRWGYAAGASTVDIRTLFANAQPDALWKHEPNIWYLDIGLLVAITVVLAIITWRRLRLRKSNA, encoded by the coding sequence ATGTCTTCACCGGGGGCGCAGACCATCACCGTGCGCCATGATGGAACCGAACGGGTCTTCGATTCGAATCAACAGATCACCATGGGCCGCGCACCCGAAGTGACGCTGTTCGTGGACAGCCCGCTGGTCTCGCGGGTGCACGCGACGCTCGCCTGGCAGGGCAACAACTGGGTACTCACCGACAATGGCAGCACCAACGGCGTTTTCGTGGATGCGCGCCGGTTGAGTCAACCGGTTCCGATCAATCGGCCGACGCAGGTTCGTCTGGGGGATGCGATCAGCGGGCCGCTCCTGCATCTGCTGCCCGCGACACCGGCCCGCACTCCGGCAGCGCAGCAGCCGCCCGCAGCGCAGCCGCAGTCGTCGGTGCCGCCGGGTTATCAGCATCCGCGACGGACCCAGCCGCAGCCGCAGCAGTGGCCGCAGCAACCGCCCTCCCAGCCGCAGCAGCAACAACCCCCGCAGCAGCGGCCGCAGCTCCCGCCGCAACCGCCCTCCCAGCCGCAGCAGCCGAACGTCGACATGACCTTCAAGGCCGACACCTCGATGCTGCCGCCGGTCCGATCGCGCACGTCCACCGCGCCGATCGCCAGGGCCGACCGGGTGCCGCCCGGCGGGCTCAATATCGGTCGTACCTCCGATAATCAGATCGTCGTCAACGATCCGCTGGCCTCGCGTAAGCACGCGCGCCTGGTCGCTGCGGGCGAAGGCCTGACCATCGAGGACCTCGGCTCGGCCAACGGCACCTTCGTCAACGGCCGTCGCGAGCAACGTACGGTGCTGCGCGAGCGCGACATCATCACCATCGGCAATATCGACTTCGTCGTCCAGCAGGGCGCTCTGGTGCATCGGCAGAAGCCGGTCGCGGAGCAGGGGCTGCACGTGCACGGCGTCGGGTTCACCGTCGAGGGCAACAAGCAGTTGCTGGTCGATGTCAACATGCAGGCCGGGCGGGGCACGCTCACCGCAATGATCGGTCCGTCCGGCGCGGGCAAGTCGACGCTGTCGAAGTTGATCGCGGGCAGCACGCAGCCCTCCGGCGGTGTGGTCACCTTCGAGGGCCGCAACCTGCACGCCGAATACGAGGCGTTGCGTTCCCGCATCGGCATGGTGCCGCAGGACGATGTGCTGCACCGGCAGCTGACCGTGCGCCAGGCTCTCGGCTACGCCGCCGAGCTGCGGCTGCCACCCGACAACTCGAAGGCCGACCGGCAGCAGGTGATCGACGGTGTGCTGAAAGAACTTTCGCTCACCGAACACGCCGACACCAGGGTCGACCGGCTCTCCGGCGGTCAGCGCAAGCGCGCGTCGGTGGCGTTGGAACTGCTGACCGGCCCATCGCTGCTGATCCTGGACGAGCCGACCTCGGGTCTGGACCCGGCGCTGGATCGTCAGGTGATGGTGATGCTGCGCGAGCTGGCCGATGCCGGGCGCACGGTCATCGTGGTCACCCACTCGGTGGCCTGCTTGGACATGTGCGATCAGGTGCTGTTGCTCGCGCCCGGCGGCAAGACGGCCTTCTGCGGTCATCCGGCCAGCGTCGGCGCGGCCATGGGCACCAGCGACTGGGCGGAGATCTTCGGCCGGGTGGCCGCGAATCCGGATCAGGCGTTCGCCGCGTATCGGTCCAGACTGGCGTTCGCGACACCGCCACCACCACCCGCGCCGCGACAGCAGGGGTCGGCGGGCAGCCCGCCGCAATCTGGTCGCGGCAAACAGTTCTCCACGTTGGCGCGGCGGCAGGTCCGGTTGATCTTCGCCGACCGCGGTTACCTCGCGTTCCTGGTGGTGCTGCCGTTCATTCTCGGCGCGCTGTCACTGGTGGTGCCCGGCAAGAACGGCTTCCAATCCGGTGCGCTCGAGCAGGTGCAGAGTGGGAACGAGACGCTGTTCGTCCCCTCCGGCGGCGGCGAGACCCAGCAGTTGCTGGTGGTGTTGATTCTGGGTGCCTGCTTCATGGGATCCACGTTGACTGTGCGCGATCTGGTCGGGGAGCGCACCATCTTCTATCGCGAGCGTGCGGTCGGGCTGCTGCCCTCGGCCTATCTGCTCGCCAAGATCGCGGTGTTCAGCCTCACCGCGTTCCTGCAGGCGGCGGTGCTGGTGGGGATCACGCTGGTCGGTAAGAAGCCGCCGCTGGAAGGTTCGGTGATCCCGAACGGACCCACCGAGCTGTATCTCGATATCGCGTTGACCGCGGTCTGCTGCGTGGTCTTCGGCCTGCTGCTGTCGGCCCTGGCGAAGTCGAACGAGCAGGTGATGCCCATGCTCGTGGTGATGATCATGGTCCAGTTGGTGATGGCGGGCGGTCTGATTCCGGTGACCGATCGGGTCGTGCTCGAGCAGATCTCGTGGCTGTTCCCGTCGCGCTGGGGCTATGCGGCCGGTGCGTCGACGGTAGATATTCGGACACTGTTCGCCAACGCGCAACCCGACGCGTTGTGGAAGCACGAGCCGAACATCTGGTACCTCGATATCGGCCTGCTCGTCGCGATTACCGTGGTGCTGGCGATTATCACCTGGCGTCGGTTGCGGCTGCGGAAGTCCAACGCGTGA
- the rplM gene encoding 50S ribosomal protein L13 produces the protein MPTYSPKAGDVTRQWYVIDATDVVLGRLAVQAANLLRGKTKPTYAPNFDGGDFVIIINADKVAISGNKKADKLIHHHSGHPGGLKSRTVGQVLESRPDRLVEKAVKGMIPKNKLGNAIAGKLKVYAGPTHPHAAQQPIPFEIKQVAQ, from the coding sequence GTGCCTACGTACAGCCCCAAGGCGGGTGACGTGACCCGTCAGTGGTACGTCATCGACGCCACTGACGTAGTGCTCGGCCGTCTCGCCGTCCAGGCAGCGAATCTGCTGCGCGGCAAGACCAAGCCGACCTACGCGCCGAACTTCGATGGTGGCGACTTCGTCATCATCATCAACGCCGACAAGGTTGCCATCTCCGGCAACAAGAAGGCGGACAAGCTGATCCACCACCACAGTGGCCACCCGGGCGGCCTCAAGTCGCGCACTGTCGGTCAGGTGTTGGAGTCGCGCCCCGATCGTCTCGTGGAGAAGGCCGTCAAGGGCATGATCCCGAAGAACAAGCTCGGCAACGCCATCGCGGGCAAGCTGAAGGTCTACGCGGGCCCGACGCATCCGCACGCCGCTCAGCAGCCCATTCCGTTCGAGATCAAGCAGGTGGCCCAGTGA
- the rpsI gene encoding 30S ribosomal protein S9, producing the protein MTAPEEFNEDFSDDAVVEDATAEVVEEEYGYEAEPAAFVPVVIDRPVQTVGRRKEAVVRVRLVPGSGNFVLNGRTIEDYFPNKVHQQLVKSPLVTVERAESFDIYARLVGGGPSGQAGALRLAIARALIEVTPDDRPALKRAGFLTRDPRAVERKKYGLKKARKAPQYSKR; encoded by the coding sequence GTGACCGCTCCCGAGGAATTCAACGAGGACTTCTCCGACGACGCGGTCGTCGAGGACGCCACCGCGGAGGTCGTCGAGGAGGAGTACGGCTACGAGGCCGAGCCCGCCGCCTTCGTCCCCGTCGTGATCGACCGCCCGGTGCAGACTGTCGGTCGCCGCAAGGAGGCCGTCGTTCGCGTGCGCCTGGTGCCGGGTTCCGGCAACTTCGTGCTGAACGGTCGCACCATCGAGGATTACTTCCCGAACAAGGTGCACCAGCAGTTGGTCAAGTCGCCGCTGGTGACCGTTGAGCGTGCGGAGTCCTTCGACATCTACGCTCGCCTCGTCGGCGGTGGCCCCTCGGGCCAGGCCGGTGCACTGCGACTGGCGATCGCCCGGGCGCTGATCGAGGTCACCCCGGATGACCGTCCCGCCCTCAAGCGGGCCGGCTTCCTCACGCGTGACCCGCGTGCCGTCGAGCGTAAGAAGTACGGCCTCAAGAAGGCCCGCAAGGCGCCGCAGTACTCGAAGCGCTGA
- the glmM gene encoding phosphoglucosamine mutase, producing the protein MGRLFGTDGVRGLANASLSPELALQVSGAAAQILSRGKKRALAVVGRDPRASGEMLEAAVTAGLTAAGVNVLSVGVLPTPAVAYLTGLYDACLGVMISASHNPMPDNGIKIFAAGGHKLDDAIEDRIEALIAEAAPLRPVGAAIGRVLNASGARDHGLVIPDQYSVAGTHERYVEHLVEASGRDLSGLTVVVDCAHGAAAEVGPAAYREAGATVIAINAEPDGLNINDGCGSTHLDQIQRAVREHGADLGIAHDGDADRTLAVDADGAVVDGDAILAILALAMHEIGSLAQNTLVATVMSNLGLHIAMREAGIILRTTAVGDRYVLEELRRGGYNLGGEQSGHVVFPDYGTTGDGILTGLKLMARMAETKRSLADLASVLQTVPQVLVNVPVADKALVAAAPEIRDAVLEAERALGDSGRILLRPSGTEQLVRVMVEATDPVQAQQLADDLAKRVAAV; encoded by the coding sequence GTGGGACGTTTGTTCGGCACCGACGGAGTCCGTGGGCTTGCCAATGCATCACTGAGTCCAGAACTGGCGCTGCAGGTTTCCGGTGCTGCCGCGCAGATCCTGAGCCGCGGCAAAAAGCGCGCGCTCGCCGTGGTCGGTCGCGATCCGCGCGCCAGCGGCGAGATGCTCGAGGCCGCGGTCACCGCGGGCCTCACCGCCGCGGGCGTGAATGTGCTTTCGGTAGGCGTACTTCCGACCCCCGCCGTCGCCTACCTCACCGGCCTCTACGACGCGTGTCTCGGCGTGATGATCTCCGCCTCGCACAATCCCATGCCGGACAACGGAATCAAGATCTTCGCCGCCGGCGGGCACAAGCTCGACGACGCGATCGAGGACCGCATCGAAGCGCTGATCGCCGAAGCCGCGCCGCTGCGGCCGGTCGGTGCCGCGATCGGCCGGGTGCTGAACGCTTCCGGCGCACGGGATCACGGGCTGGTCATCCCCGATCAGTACAGCGTGGCCGGAACGCACGAACGGTACGTCGAGCATCTGGTGGAGGCCTCCGGACGGGACCTGTCCGGGTTGACCGTCGTCGTCGACTGCGCGCACGGTGCGGCCGCCGAAGTGGGGCCCGCCGCCTACCGTGAGGCCGGAGCCACGGTGATCGCGATCAATGCCGAGCCCGACGGCCTGAACATCAATGATGGTTGCGGCTCAACGCATCTCGATCAGATTCAGCGCGCGGTGCGCGAGCACGGTGCCGACCTCGGAATCGCGCACGACGGCGATGCCGACCGCACCTTGGCGGTCGACGCCGACGGTGCTGTCGTCGACGGCGACGCGATCCTGGCAATCCTCGCATTGGCCATGCACGAGATCGGCTCACTCGCCCAGAACACTCTGGTCGCAACGGTCATGAGCAACCTCGGCCTGCACATCGCGATGCGCGAAGCCGGAATCATCTTGCGCACCACCGCCGTTGGTGACCGGTACGTGCTCGAGGAGTTGCGCCGCGGCGGTTACAACCTCGGTGGCGAGCAGTCCGGGCATGTGGTGTTCCCCGACTACGGCACCACCGGTGACGGCATCCTCACCGGTTTGAAACTGATGGCCCGCATGGCGGAAACCAAGCGCTCGCTGGCCGATTTGGCGAGCGTGCTGCAGACGGTGCCGCAGGTTCTGGTGAACGTACCGGTCGCCGACAAGGCGCTCGTCGCCGCCGCCCCCGAGATCCGTGACGCCGTGCTGGAAGCCGAACGAGCGCTGGGTGATTCCGGCCGAATCCTGTTGCGGCCCAGTGGAACCGAACAGTTGGTCCGGGTCATGGTCGAAGCGACGGATCCGGTTCAGGCGCAGCAGTTGGCCGACGATCTCGCCAAGCGCGTCGCCGCGGTATAG
- a CDS encoding ABC-F family ATP-binding cassette domain-containing protein, with amino-acid sequence MSTTLHARGLSAGHGERTLFDDLDFTLAPGDVIGLVGMNGAGKSTLLRMLADRRTPTGSITLSPPDATVGYLAQEPERVAGETVLEFLGRRTGVTVAQQEMDSAAERLADGGEDEYSPALERWLALGGADLDQRAGEVAADLGLADSLPNGLDTPMTGLSGGQAARAGLASVLLSRFDILLLDEPTNDLDLDGLARLEQFVTDVRVPLMVISHDREFLARTVNRIVELDLAQQQVGIFDGGYDSYLMEREIARQHARETYDEYADTKAGLEARAQMQRNWLEHGVRNARRKARDPKKVDSDKAGRKMRAESTEKQAAKARQTQRRIERLDAVEEPRKEWELRMTIAAAPRSGSVVATLSNATLTRGDFTLGPVTTQVDWADRIVLTGANGSGKSTLLALLLGKIGPDTGTATVGSGVEIGEVDQARGLFRGSSPLADTFSAEMPTWPDAEVRTLLAKFGLRGPHVLRPCETLSPGERTRAALALLQARGVNLLVLDEPTNHLDLPAIEQLEQAIETFEGTMLLVTHDRRMLDSVTATRRWHMDNGRLTES; translated from the coding sequence GTGAGCACCACTCTGCATGCGCGCGGACTCTCCGCCGGTCACGGCGAACGCACCCTGTTCGACGACCTCGATTTCACCCTCGCACCGGGTGATGTGATCGGCTTGGTCGGTATGAACGGCGCGGGCAAGTCCACCCTGCTGCGCATGCTCGCGGATCGGCGGACGCCAACGGGCAGTATCACGCTGAGCCCGCCGGACGCGACCGTCGGCTATCTCGCACAGGAACCCGAGCGCGTCGCGGGCGAGACGGTGCTCGAATTCCTGGGCCGCCGAACGGGTGTCACTGTGGCACAGCAGGAAATGGACTCGGCCGCAGAACGTTTGGCCGACGGCGGCGAGGATGAGTACTCGCCCGCCCTGGAGCGTTGGCTTGCGCTCGGCGGCGCCGATCTCGACCAGCGTGCGGGGGAAGTGGCCGCCGATCTCGGCCTGGCGGATAGCCTTCCGAACGGTTTGGACACCCCGATGACCGGGCTCTCCGGCGGCCAGGCGGCCCGAGCCGGACTGGCGTCGGTACTGTTGTCCCGCTTCGATATTCTGCTGCTCGACGAGCCGACCAACGACCTGGATCTGGACGGTCTCGCTCGGCTCGAACAGTTCGTGACCGACGTGCGGGTGCCATTGATGGTGATCAGTCACGACCGAGAATTCCTGGCGCGCACAGTGAATCGCATCGTCGAGCTCGATCTCGCGCAACAGCAGGTCGGAATCTTCGACGGCGGCTACGACTCGTATCTGATGGAGCGCGAGATCGCCCGCCAGCATGCCCGCGAGACCTACGACGAGTACGCCGACACCAAGGCCGGGCTCGAGGCCCGCGCCCAGATGCAGCGCAACTGGCTCGAGCACGGCGTCCGCAATGCCCGCCGAAAAGCGCGCGATCCCAAGAAGGTCGACTCCGACAAGGCGGGCCGCAAGATGCGCGCCGAATCCACCGAGAAGCAGGCTGCCAAGGCCCGCCAGACGCAGCGCCGCATCGAGCGTCTGGATGCGGTCGAAGAGCCTCGCAAGGAATGGGAGCTGCGCATGACCATCGCCGCTGCCCCGCGCAGCGGTTCGGTGGTCGCCACCTTGTCGAATGCGACCCTCACCCGAGGGGACTTCACACTCGGACCGGTCACCACCCAGGTCGACTGGGCCGACCGCATCGTGCTGACCGGCGCCAACGGTTCGGGCAAATCCACGCTGCTCGCACTGCTACTCGGCAAGATCGGGCCGGACACCGGAACCGCCACCGTCGGCTCCGGTGTCGAAATCGGCGAGGTGGACCAGGCGCGCGGACTGTTCCGCGGAAGTTCGCCCCTCGCAGACACTTTCAGCGCCGAAATGCCGACCTGGCCCGACGCCGAAGTCCGCACCCTGCTGGCCAAGTTCGGCCTCCGCGGCCCACATGTCCTGCGCCCCTGCGAAACTCTCTCCCCCGGCGAACGCACCCGCGCCGCGCTCGCCCTGCTCCAAGCCCGCGGGGTCAACCTGCTGGTGCTCGACGAACCGACCAACCACCTCGACCTCCCCGCCATCGAACAACTCGAGCAGGCCATCGAAACCTTCGAGGGCACAATGCTTCTCGTCACCCACGATCGCCGCATGCTGGACTCGGTCACCGCCACCCGCCGCTGGCACATGGACAACGGTCGACTCACCGAAAGTTAG
- a CDS encoding PspC domain-containing protein, with protein sequence MTAPAPTRRLTRSSNDTWIAGVCGGIAEYFGWNANVVRLLFVLSCLLPGPQFIIYLVLWLIIPKK encoded by the coding sequence ATGACCGCCCCCGCACCTACCCGTCGCCTGACCCGCTCCAGCAATGACACGTGGATCGCCGGAGTCTGCGGTGGCATCGCCGAGTACTTCGGCTGGAACGCCAACGTCGTCCGTTTGCTGTTCGTCCTGTCCTGCCTGCTCCCCGGCCCGCAGTTCATCATCTACCTGGTGCTCTGGCTGATCATTCCGAAAAAGTGA
- a CDS encoding DUF6802 family protein translates to MITSGEFPGMDLPGIDTSSALDGLGEVELHHPTQDIDGDGTLDTVTTTGPEAMQVWTDWDHDGIADQVTVVEKDGDYSAWEFHRHPDGTSEWVRTDQGKIGK, encoded by the coding sequence ATGATCACCTCAGGTGAATTCCCGGGCATGGATCTCCCCGGCATCGACACATCCTCCGCCCTGGACGGTCTCGGCGAAGTCGAGCTGCACCATCCGACCCAGGACATCGACGGCGACGGCACCCTCGACACCGTCACCACCACCGGCCCCGAGGCCATGCAGGTGTGGACCGACTGGGACCACGACGGCATCGCCGACCAGGTGACCGTGGTCGAAAAGGACGGCGATTACTCCGCATGGGAGTTCCATCGGCATCCGGATGGGACGTCGGAATGGGTCCGTACCGATCAGGGGAAGATCGGTAAGTAG
- a CDS encoding DUF6640 family protein: MTTTRNHWTLPRILVGVVLLNTLVGPLLADLVIPDVADLHLHNPAWPPHAKFHDAQYIGMGALIGAIGLVVLWQRTGNLRAQFFLAASLGSVTWLGMFGALLFPGTAAQDPEHAADATKVIGLDPQLFIALVMLVGLAVAIVVERTRAPIASPVAG; this comes from the coding sequence ATGACCACCACCCGCAACCACTGGACACTCCCGCGAATCCTCGTCGGCGTCGTCTTGCTCAACACCCTGGTCGGCCCCCTGCTCGCCGACCTCGTCATCCCCGACGTCGCCGACCTCCACCTGCACAACCCCGCCTGGCCGCCACACGCGAAATTCCATGACGCCCAATACATCGGCATGGGCGCGCTGATCGGCGCGATCGGGTTGGTCGTCCTGTGGCAGCGAACGGGGAACCTGCGCGCTCAGTTCTTCTTGGCCGCATCGCTCGGCTCGGTCACCTGGCTGGGGATGTTCGGGGCGCTGCTCTTTCCCGGGACCGCCGCGCAGGACCCCGAGCACGCGGCCGACGCCACCAAGGTCATCGGCCTGGATCCGCAGTTGTTCATCGCGTTGGTGATGCTCGTCGGCCTAGCGGTCGCGATCGTGGTGGAGCGCACGCGCGCCCCGATCGCGAGCCCGGTCGCCGGGTAA
- a CDS encoding TetR/AcrR family transcriptional regulator has protein sequence MTDPSTRKLRTDAARNRDQVLATATALFAEHGDEVQMADVARAAGVGVGTVYRHFPTRRALIEAAAEQRFAGILEHVRRTCLPNPDTRQAMTGFLSHVAEVHEQGRVLSGTIESVLGDTEPRGAVRHDLADLGAELLARGRADGSIRADATVEDLYMLVGAVATISRDGFGDWRRFIELALDGLRPPAA, from the coding sequence ATGACCGACCCGAGCACCCGCAAGCTCCGCACCGACGCCGCCCGCAATCGCGACCAGGTTCTCGCGACCGCGACGGCGCTGTTCGCCGAACATGGTGACGAGGTGCAGATGGCCGATGTGGCGCGCGCCGCCGGGGTTGGGGTCGGCACCGTCTACCGTCACTTCCCGACCCGCCGCGCGTTGATCGAGGCGGCCGCCGAACAGCGGTTCGCCGGGATTCTGGAGCATGTGCGCCGCACCTGCCTCCCGAACCCGGACACTCGGCAGGCAATGACCGGTTTCCTCAGTCACGTCGCCGAAGTGCACGAGCAGGGGCGTGTGCTGTCGGGCACCATCGAGTCGGTACTCGGTGACACCGAACCCCGCGGCGCGGTCCGCCACGATTTGGCCGACCTCGGCGCGGAACTGCTGGCCCGAGGCCGTGCCGACGGCAGCATTCGCGCGGACGCCACCGTGGAGGACCTCTACATGCTCGTCGGCGCGGTCGCCACGATCAGCCGTGACGGATTCGGCGATTGGCGACGGTTCATCGAACTGGCACTGGACGGACTACGACCACCTGCCGCCTGA
- a CDS encoding dienelactone hydrolase family protein, translating into MSASAKSLLSTLTSRGPHRVLRGNLAIAGQPGVVFTPESGLSLPAVVFGHGWLTGAANYRAILEHLASWGFVAAAPDTERGPIPSHLGLATDLLTTLDICTSVRLGDGKISVHPDRLALAGHAMGAGAAVIAAGQRKVAAVAALYPAPTAPSAETIAPDIDTPALVLAGATDIESVSSNAIPLAAAWAGPVVLREVDGASHNGIVEGRRALAALGAGKHEAKTARTTRAVLTGFLLHKLLRDKTYAAFSDPEALIPHTTVVDPDAPREQEKPKLSAGQIAQLLRR; encoded by the coding sequence GTGTCGGCGTCTGCGAAATCACTCCTGAGCACCCTGACCAGCCGGGGGCCCCACCGCGTACTGCGCGGCAATCTCGCCATCGCGGGTCAGCCCGGCGTGGTGTTCACTCCCGAGTCCGGACTGAGTCTGCCCGCCGTCGTATTCGGCCACGGCTGGCTGACCGGCGCCGCCAACTATCGCGCCATCCTCGAACACCTAGCGTCGTGGGGTTTTGTGGCGGCGGCCCCCGATACCGAGCGCGGGCCGATCCCGTCACACCTCGGACTGGCCACCGACCTGCTCACCACCCTGGATATCTGCACCAGCGTCCGACTGGGTGACGGCAAGATCAGTGTGCATCCCGATCGCCTGGCCCTGGCCGGACACGCCATGGGTGCCGGTGCGGCGGTCATCGCCGCCGGACAACGCAAGGTCGCCGCGGTCGCCGCCCTCTATCCGGCGCCGACCGCGCCCTCCGCCGAAACCATCGCGCCGGACATCGACACGCCCGCGCTGGTGTTGGCGGGTGCGACCGATATCGAATCGGTCAGCTCCAATGCGATCCCGCTCGCCGCCGCTTGGGCCGGGCCGGTGGTGTTGCGTGAGGTCGACGGGGCCTCGCATAACGGCATCGTCGAAGGGCGGCGCGCGCTGGCCGCATTGGGTGCGGGGAAGCACGAGGCGAAGACCGCGCGGACGACGCGGGCGGTGCTCACCGGGTTTCTGCTGCACAAACTGTTGCGGGACAAGACATATGCGGCGTTCTCCGATCCGGAAGCACTGATCCCGCACACCACGGTGGTCGATCCGGACGCGCCGCGGGAGCAGGAGAAGCCGAAGCTTTCGGCGGGTCAGATCGCGCAGTTGCTGCGTCGGTAG